From Triticum aestivum cultivar Chinese Spring chromosome 4A, IWGSC CS RefSeq v2.1, whole genome shotgun sequence, a single genomic window includes:
- the LOC123086770 gene encoding F-box/kelch-repeat protein At2g44130: MRNQKSRVQECKVEHVDLIPGMPDDVAVDCLARVPHASFRSMRGVCRGWNTAAAAPDFALARAEAGANEDLVYLLQFGNPAAADADGAAPENAQAYGVSVYNVTTGEWRREGAAPPVPMFAQCAAVGSRLAVLGGWDPETFEPVADVHVLDASTGVWRRGAPMRSARSFFACAEAGGKIYVAGGHDKLKNALKTAEAYDAGADAWDPLPDMSEERDECDGMATVAGDRFLAVSGYRTGRQGGFERDAEWFDPASREWRRLERVRAPPSAAHVVVRGRVWCIEGTAVMEYRGERRSWREVGPSPPGLKAGTARAVAVGGGERVVVTGAIESEGGGTGHALWVFDVKSKSWTVVRPPPQFAGFVFSIGSVRV, encoded by the coding sequence ATGAGGAACCAGAAGAGCCGTGTCCAGGAGTGCAAGGTCGAGCACGTCGACCTCATCCCGGGCATGCCGGACGACGTCGCCGTCGACTGCCTGGCGCGCGTCCCGCACGCCTCCTTCCGCTCGATGCGGGGCGTCTGCCGCGGCTggaacaccgccgccgccgcgccggacttCGCGCTGGCGCGCGCCGAGGCCGGCGCCAACGAGGACCTGGTCTACCTGCTGCAGTTCGGGAACCCGGCGGCCGCGGACGCGGATGGGGCCGCGCCGGAGAACGCCCAGGCGTACGGCGTGTCGGTGTACAACGTCACCACCGGCGAGTGGCGCCGGGAGGGCGCCGCGCCGCCCGTGCCGATGTTCGCGCAGTGCGCGGCCGTGGGGAGCCGCCTCGCCGTGCTGGGCGGGTGGGACCCCGAGACCTTCGAGCCCGTGGCGGACGTGCACGTGCTCGACGCCTCCACCGGCGTGTGGCGCCGCGGCGCGCCCATGCGGTCGGCGCGGTCCTTCTTCGCCTGCGCCGAGGCCGGCGGCAAGATCTACGTCGCGGGAGGCCACGACAAGCTCAagaacgcgctgaagacggcggaggcGTACGACGCGGGCGCCGACGCCTGGGACCCGCTCCCGGACATGTCCGAGGAGCGCGACGAGTGCGACGGCATGGCCACCGTCGCCGGCGACCGGTTCCTGGCTGTGAGCGGGTACCGCACGGGCCGCCAGGGCGGGTTCGAGCGCGACGCCGAGTGGTTCGACCCGGCGTCCCGCGAGTGGCGCCGGCTGGAGCGCGTGCGCGCGCCGCCGTCGGCGGCGCACGTGGTGGTGCGCGGCCGGGTGTGGTGCATCGAGGGCACGGCCGTGATGGAGTACCGCGGGGAGCGGCGCAGCTGGCGCGAGGTCGGGCCGTCCCCGCCGGGGCTCAAGGCCGGCACTGCGCGCGCGgtcgccgtcggcggcggcgagcgcgtgGTGGTGACCGGCGCCATCGAGTCCGAGGGCGGAGGCACCGGGCACGCGCTGTGGGTGTTCGACGTCAAGTCCAAGAGCTGGACCGTGGTGCGCCCACCGCCGCAGTTCGCTGGCTTCGTCTTCTCCATTGGATCCGTGCGCGTGTGA